CTTCTTCTTAGATTCTGAAGTATATAGCCTTGCTGGGTATAGTAATCTTGGTTATCAgtgattttctttcagaacttgatatacATCATTCCATGCTCTCTGACCTTTTCCATTGAAACATCTGCTGTTAGTATAATGGGTTTACCTTTAATTGTGACTTGATGCTTCTCTCTCACAGattttaaacttctttctttgttctgtatTTTTGACAGTTTCACTATAATATGTCATGGTGAGGttcttttctggtcatgtctATTTAGGATTCTAAAGACCTTCTATACCTGGATGTCCACATCTTTCcccagatttgggaaattttctgaagcatttcattgaataggttttctatgccattgatatttatttcttcttctttgggtATGCCAGTAATGAGGACTTTTGATCTTTTAATGGTGCCTagagatcttaaatgttctcttcatttttccttaattcttttctttatttctgtctgAATGTAATATTTGTAAAGACTTGCCTTCAAGCTCTGGTagtctttcttctgcttgatctagtCTGTTCTTGAggttttcaagtgaatttttcatACTGAGCTTTTCACATCcaatatttctgatattttttttttccaaaatctctCTTTCCTGAATGTCTCATTCACATATTCACATACTGCattgtctttcttatttccttgtaACTGTCTGTATTCTCTTGGATTTCactgggctttttaaaaaaattgttcttttgaaTTCTCTATCAGGCATTTTATTCACTTCAATGTCTATGGAATCTGTTACTAGAgagttatgaattttaaaagatgccaTATTCTTGTCTTATTGTTCTTCTGTGTTGAAATTTATGCATCCATTGGATGGATATCTCTACTGTTTATGGGATAGCTGTCTTAGGAAGCAGCTTTCTCCTGACAATATGTCTTGGCGTATAAGCTTATTGTACAATATTAACTTTATTTCCAGCCTGGTACCTCAGTGTAATCTCCCTGTAGTTTCTTTGGCTGTGACTAGTGAATTTGGGCAAAGTGCATTCTGTATCAGAGTAGGAGATACCTACTGTCTCTGTAGGTCTTTCAAGAATAGGAACACTCTAGTCATTCAGACAGTTGTTGCACCAACAGCAGAGTATGTGGGGTACACCCTCTGTGGTTACTCCTACAGTGGGTGTGGTAGCCTCTGTCAGGTGATGGGGGTTTCCACAGGCACTGTTCATATTGGATATTACTCCAACGTATCTGTTACTGGCTGCTCCAGTTGTGGCAAATGGCCTACAGCACTTGTCCTCTGATTAGGATTGATATGGGTCTAGATGCttggcagaggaggaagaggtgagggCTGGAATCACAGACCACCAAAAGGAATATATTAATATCCGACAGACCCCTCCATTCTGACActcaaacctttaaaaaagagaatttccCTTACTTTGCACAGAAATAGCCCATCCTCAAGTGCAGGAGTATTGATCTACTCAGATGCCACAAACTTAAAACTGATCAAATTCCAACAGTCAATAGGAAgcattttcaaaacataaaatgaaatctaAGTCTCTGTAAATTCTCCCTCCTTTATGCCTTAGGCCCTGGAGGTAGTAACAGCTCTGTTGCTGCTACATCTCAGCTGCCACAGCTCCTCCTACACCTATCTTTGCCTTTACAGGTAGTCATAGTTAGTCATTGTATAAGTAAACTTCCACAAGTTATATGAATTTGTGCCATCTGTTTTCTGCTGGAATCCAGAGTAatgcaaacatatttttaaaataaatgttgctgCACTCCACactgtgaaatattattcagatgttaaaaagaatgaagtaagcCCATATGTAATGATGGGATTATGTCCAAGACAACTTGTTATTAGATAAGAATAGCATAGTACAGCCAGTGTATGGTTCCATATACGCAAAGCAGAAACACAGAAATATAAagttatgtgtgtttatatataaacctttatataatataatatataatagatataaatatataagagaaTCTCCCTAACTTTGCACAGAAATAGCCCATGCTCAGGTGCAGGAGTATGAATCTACTCAGATGCCACAAACTTAAAACTGATCAAATTCAGTATCAAACAAGGTTTTTGtctgtgaatgaatgaaaattgagGAAAATCGTGAATGGAAGAATTtcatgttttgtttaatttttcttgtaaGGTCCAAACTCTTGCAAGAGAACATATTCATGtattgtgtgaattttttttttaactcatagtACATGAGAGGATTGAACAAAAGGTTCCACTTACTCTAGATCACTGTTATCAGTCAGCAATCAAATCAGGAAACAAACCAAATTGACAGAAAAGGATTTAATACGAGGAATTAAATGCTTATGAAATCACTGGATGCCTGGATGGATGGACTCTGGACTGAAACTCCATGAACAATGGTCTCAGAACAACACAGGCCCACCTATGGGGGGCGGGGGTCCAAGCTATGTCATAATGGGAAGTGAGGGGAAACGTGAGATCTTCCATTGGGTAGGAAAAACGCCATCCACAGAGCAAGAGCCAGGGCATCAGAACCAGGACCAGTGCTGTGACTGCCCCAGCTGCCTCTAGATGTCCAGGGCATTGACGGTCTGGACATCAGAACACTGAGTCGGGCTCTGCTGCTGCCTCCTGCAGAACTGCCTCCCAGGGCCACCTCTCACTGTGCAACAGGAATGTGCAAAGGTAGGAAGAAAGTAGCTCGTCTTCAACCAAGTCTCACCTCCACGCATCTCACTGATAACACCAAGTGTACATCCAGACTCTAGCTGCaaggactttttattttactctcatttatttatttttaccctaACTGCAAGaaatctttacttttatttttctttttcagactcTGCAGGAAAGGTGGAATGAAGTTAGCTAGCTAAACCTTTATTcaagggagaggaaagaagaagttaagatatttcagatataaaaaaataaaagtttactaCCCACAGAatctctctgaaaaaaaatgctcaagGATATATTctgagaatgtttttaaaaaaatgaatcataagATAATGTGGGGCTTTAAGAAGTGATATTAAACTGTAAGTCTTAATTAACCTCCACAGTCTCGTTTGATCTGGGCCTTGATATCTTAGAGCAAGTGTCAGCACATTTTTCTTGTAAAGATCTAATAGTAAATATCATCAGCTTTGCAGACCCTCCATTCTCTGTCCCAACTAAATGTTGCTGTTATAACACAAAAAGCCAATGACAATACAAAACCAACGTGCCAGactgttccaataaaactttattgataaGAACAAGTAGAGAGCTGGCTTTAAGTTCACAGGGAGTAGTTTGGAGAGCCTTAACTAAGAGGGTCACCAGGCATAGAACCCTGAAAGGAGCATTTCTGGAAAAGGAGGGGTAATGGATTTGTTGAGAAATTGCATGGAGTCGTCACAGTTGACCAGGTCATCTATGGTCTAGCCTACAGTGTATACAATGGAAGTGGCAAAAGGTGAGCCTCAAAAGGGAAGCTGAGGCCACGTGAAGAAGGACTTTGTATTATAAGTCAATGAGTTACTGTGGGGAGTCAAAATAgaagtcttttgttttgtttttgtttgggttattttgttgttttgttttgtttttgtttttgttcttgttttttggtaccaggagttgaacccaaaggtgctcaaccactgagtcacatccccaatcctttttaatattttatttagagacagggtctcactgagttgcttagggccttgctaagttgctgaggttggctttgaactcacaatcttcctgcctcagccttctaagctgctgggattacaggtgtgcaccagtgtgcccagctaaaataaaagaattttgatAAGGATTTTGTCATGATTAAAggtgaattttagaaaaaaaaaaaaaaaatgtggggctggggatggaacccggggcctcatgtgtgctagatAAACACTCGACTGGGCTACACCTCTAGCTGAAAACGGTGTCTCCAACGCAATGCCCTTCAACCTACTCCCAGGAAAAagctcccacccctcccagcacCCCAACAGGGTAAGTCTGGACCTGCACAGACATTTCACTGTTCCTTTGCTTTGTGTCTGTCCTCTTCCAGCCTTGAAATGTTAGTTATCATGTTGGTTCTTTCAGCTTCTGCCCTTGATCCATTCTTGACCTTGGCACAGCCTGGCATTTGACCTGATGCTTCATGTTCTAGGCAGTAGTAAAACACCAGAATGAGGCTTAGCTTTCTTGAACAAcctttttgcttatttcttgTTTTGGATGAAAGACACCTCTGATGTGGGTTTTAATATTAGCACAAAGCTAATggggaatttttattctttttttttttttaaggcattgTCTCTGCGATACCAAAACGTAAGGTTTGCTAATGTGGATGTGGACGATTCTCCGGTAAGAATCTTAATTATAACCTGTGGATACTTAAAACCTAAATGCAATGTAATTGAGTAGCACTATCTCCATGATTACATAACCAATGTGGAATCAAGTAGAATTTCACTTCTTTTCCCCATAAACTGTAGTAAATCCCCACATAATGCTCTCGTAcgtcttttattactttttttaatatacattttttactgcttgattactatagctcggcacatctttttttattattttttacattctgcattttgattcattgtacacaaatggggtacatcatttcatttctatgattgtacacaatgtagattcataccattcatgtaatcatacatgaacatagggtaatgatgtctgtctcattccatcatctttcatacccctctccctctcatttccctctacataatttattcttctctcactctcccatcccctcacccccattatatatcatcatccacttatcagggaaaatattcagtctttgattttaaaTTAGCAAATATGTGTATCTCTTGCTGCCCCCACCACTACCCCATACTATGGCAGCCCTCATTAATCAATCCCAACATTCTCCACCACTTTCCCTGGATTCTGCCCCAGAATCCTTTTCAGCAGAGATGCTCCAGGAAGACAATGCCAATCAAATGGAGTTAAGTTCATGTTGAAAAATAATTCCATCTCCATCTTGTGATAAATTACTAATCATTTTCTAAAACCAAACTCCATGTATGATAAACGTCTTACTATATCTTGTTTTCCTCTAGCTTTATCTTATACTTTTCTGTGGGTTTTCTTAAGTATTACAAGGAACTCTAAGATATTCTTCCCTATCTCTAGAGCCATCCATCCCTACCCTAACCCACCCAAAATAATCAGCCTCATGTTCTCAATCCAAATTTGCCTTATATATAATGTCTCTGCAAAAATTATTTCTCCTACCATTTGTTAATTTTGTGTGCTTGTGAGTGTGTGGTACCAgtgactgaatccaggggcactctgccactaagcaacatccccagccctttttattttttattttgacaaagatttttgctaagtttcccaggttgaccttgagcttgagatcctgcttgcctcagcctcccaagtctctggggttataggcatgtgccactgctcctagCATATTTGTTAACTTACAGTAAGGAAAAATAACTGTGttaactttccatcactgtaacaaaatacctgagataatcgaCCTATAAAGCaataaggtttattttggctcacagtttgggaggttccagttcatgatggATTGGCTCCGTTGCTTTGGTCTAACAGCGAGGCAACGTATCATGGTGGGAGAGCAATGgtgaagcaaagctgctcacctccttGCCAGGAAgcaaaatagagaaaggaagagttcacagggtcccacaatccccttcaagggggATTGACCTACAGCTTTCCCACTAGACCCCGCCctttaaaggttccatcacctctcaaTAACTCCACTCCAGGACCAAATGTCCTTGGGGACATTCAGCATCCAAACtatagtaataacaataacaagTGATCTATAGCTACCTTAGATTGAATAAactttggaatgaaaaaaaaaaaatatatatatatatatatatatatgttactcACTGTCCAGCCCTTTAAAGGTTTGAAGCTATAGAGGTTGAACCTTTACAAACTTTAGTTTATTCAGCTGCAAAACATGGCACTCATAATTAGCAAATGATAAAATGCATACAATATATAGTAAGATGCCTGGCGTGTAACAGAAGTtccatttctccatttcctttaagCCTCATTAAGGTGTAACATTACTTAATTGCCCTATCGGTTGAATCACACACCATGCATCCAGAAAGCACAGCTGGGATCAtcacctcttcctctctttttataTTCAAAAACTTGTGCAACCATTGCTACAGTCCAGAAAGAAACACGATACTCTTTATGCATCACCACTGTTTCCTccatgccccacccccaccctcaggAGGCAACTGCAAATCTGCACACCAGCTACAGATTTGCTccttcatacaaatggaatcatggATGGTCTcgactggcttctttcacacaGCATGTtgtcaaggttcatccatgttatgaAATATATTGATACTTCATTTTTTGCTGAATAATATAATAACATTCCACAATATGGATATACCaccttttatttatccattcatccattggtgaacatttaggttgtttgtaCCTTTCAACTATTGTAGataatattgatataaaaattagTGCACGGGTTCCTGTGTGAACAtgagttttcatttctgtgggtatatatctagaagtggaattgttaAATCATGTGGTAACTCAGCACTTCACGTTTGAGGAACTGACAAACTAATTTCCCAAGTAGctccaccattttacattcccaccgtCACCCTAAGAGTCCTaacttctccacatccttgccaacacatgttattgtcacattcttttttttttactatagttctttatcttttaaggtgaaaccaaaaaaaaaaaaaaaaaaaaacactttttaataggaatttcttTATTAGCTTTCATCACTGTGgtcatgaaaattataatttaccaTGTACATGTGTACACGTGTGTTCGTatgagtgtgtgtacatatatgtttgTATGAGTGTTTCTGTTAGGGTGGGGAAAGGGATTTAATGCCAATAAAAGGATAGCTATATTAAAGAGAGATGtctaattttgtttatcttgTGGATGGCTAATTTTCTTCTGActcctcaaaaagagaaaaaagaaaccctaCCATTTGGAAGTAGtgcagaatggattaaaacttTTGGGATTTCAGTCTATTTTCTTGTCTTTGGACTCCTAATCTTTCACAAAGATGAGCGGTGAGGAGGCTGTAggtgttaaaagaaagaaatgtgtgttAAAATGCTAGAACCCATATGTCATTCCATGTCTTCGGCATGACTTACGAAGGCATTTTTACTCATCCCTACTTTTCCAGTAGGCTCTTCCCGTGCTGCCTCCCAAGGCCTCCTCTGCAGTCTTTCACAAGGTCCTTGACATACGGTTCATTGAGTCATTCCGCATCCATTTGGTTTTGGcctccatctctctcccttcttctagAGCTATGGGATGAAACAGTCTGGGAATTCTAGAATGTTCATTCTCCATtgtcacatttctggaggcttaGAGTACATACTAGGAAATTTCTTGGCAGGAGAGTCTATAAAGTGTCAGGCTTGCCTGATGTGGTGGCACCCGCCTGcgatcccagggactcagaaggctgaggcaggaggatcacaagttcaaggtcagcctcagcaacttagccagacccttggcaacttactgagaacctgtttcaaaataaaaaataaaaaggtctggaaatgtagttcaatggtagcaactcccagcaccaaaaaaaaatttttttaaaaagtgtcaggTGTATCTGGGGCTTTAAGACACACCTCCTGCAAATTCACCAAGTGCTGTGGCTAGTGCAGAAAGAGGACataccatttcttttcttttccaggagTTGGCTGAAAACTGTCACATCAAAGCACTACCCACATTTCAGATGTTCAAGCAAATCCAGAAGGTATGTTTCCATGGAAACCAGCAAGGTCAAATTAGATTATAGAACCAtcagagcaaaaagaaagaaagaaagaaaaaaaaaaaaaaaaaaagctaaagataTCCTGAGTGGTgaaacaacacatttatttttaactcttagtattttttatttctgaatttaaaaattggcaaGGGGTTAAAAAATGCAGGATTTATAACAAATCTCCCTATTTAGACCATCTAAGGTGTCCAAATGCATAAGACTCATTCTACCGTTACCTCTACCCTGGGGTAGAACCATCGAGAATCTTTCAGAGAAGAGTATGATGAAATTCTCACACCAGTGTGTACAAGTTCTTAACACCACAtgggaaaatattaataaaaaactaTCAGAGGGCAAGATGAATATGATCGAATATGCAGATTCTAGATCCAGATTCCCATGGGTCAAAAACCAGTTCTCTCACTGCCTAACTGTGGGACCTGCAGCATGTACTTCATCTGTATGTCTCCAAGTTTCCCCTTCTGTTCAAACAGGGATCATAATAAGTTTtccctcacagggttgttgtaaaaattaaatacattaacAAAATACATTAACATAAGCAAAGTGTCAGATCCACGCTGGCATCAAGCCCCCAACATGTTTTGTTAGCTGTTATCTTGAAAATGTTTATAGAATGAAATGTCTAAAACACTTGGCACTTGATTGAAGTAGCCCTTCATATATGGTTGGGGGCATGAACAATTGTGCATATCTCATGAAATGTCATTTTGCAACAAATTCAGGAGGCACAAAATGTTCATTCCCTTTCACACAATGACCTCACCCCTGGGAACTCACGctacagaaaataaggaaaaataaacagctAAGTGTATAATAATTATAGCATTGTGTGTAGTTTCTAAAATGGAAGCAATCTAAATGTCCTTTTTTAGTGGCATGACTAAGTAAATTATGATACATCTACTCTCTGAAAATAGTATTCAGTTAAAACGTTGCAAAGAATATGTGTAAACAAATTCATTCTTAAACTTTGGGAAGATTTTATCTGCAGTGTAATGAATAAAAGCAT
The Sciurus carolinensis chromosome 14, mSciCar1.2, whole genome shotgun sequence DNA segment above includes these coding regions:
- the Txndc8 gene encoding thioredoxin domain-containing protein 8 — encoded protein: MVQHIKDMDEFKAFLKDAGHRLVVIEFSAKWCGPCKDMRPVFRALSLRYQNVRFANVDVDDSPELAENCHIKALPTFQMFKQIQKVCFHGNQQGQIRL